One window of the Rhodothermia bacterium genome contains the following:
- a CDS encoding AraC family transcriptional regulator, which yields MRIKEGLSNSKLSIIEEEEILQTAIEDYLSLLEERLLPIDTPIEVIEFYFLVLKNLFKGQRINQLKDEYGYTGQNFSRLFAKWVGMKPKEFCIEHAITIGVFLLRETSCSIGGIALALGFQTQDAFGKAIKRRLGVGPLRLRRESPKN from the coding sequence TTGAGAATAAAAGAAGGCTTAAGCAATTCTAAACTTAGCATTATTGAAGAAGAAGAAATTTTGCAAACCGCCATAGAAGACTATCTTTCACTTCTTGAAGAAAGGCTCCTTCCTATTGATACCCCTATTGAAGTAATAGAATTTTATTTTTTAGTACTCAAAAATCTTTTTAAAGGACAGCGTATTAATCAGTTAAAAGATGAATATGGTTATACCGGCCAAAATTTTTCCCGTTTGTTTGCAAAATGGGTTGGAATGAAACCAAAAGAATTCTGCATAGAGCATGCAATAACCATTGGGGTGTTTTTGTTACGTGAAACGTCTTGTAGCATTGGAGGAATCGCGTTGGCCCTTGGTTTCCAGACACAAGATGCCTTCGGAAAAGCCATAAAGCGTAGGCTTGGTGTTGGGCCATTGAGATTAAGGCGTGAATCCCCAAAAAACTGA